One region of Bdellovibrio bacteriovorus genomic DNA includes:
- a CDS encoding di-heme oxidoredictase family protein gives MKAWILLSAFNIFVGGVAYAAPSVDMDYVHAVKSGGDTTIMIKGESIRAFRNPATNLTEEEIARHLTGDALFERNFSDDASRFDHGLGPVFNNTSCNACHSKDGRGALPVILPGQEWVQLRQNESIFLRISIEDGIQRPKTAENHWGAPVAVPGFSDQLFHLGSMGVRKDLPGAGQAQVWMKYEKSTFTYPDGTAVQLRKPVFKITAAYDEYFDSVTGETKSRLYEKDVKTSPRMGTPMIGLGLLEAIKESDILALAARDLSAEGVKGTVNWVFDIEKAMANDPYPVSMGRFGLKNNTPSVLHQSLGALRGDIGVTNYAFPMESIFGTALFESFVQDPKAPAPLEASDQVANDLVFYSQTLAVPSRRNVTEAEVVRGAQIFHQVSCTSCHQPSFVTGPHKIAAFSNQKIYPYTDMLLHDMGEGLADGRQDFDANGRQWKTRPLWGMGHTHTINPRAGFLHDGRARTVEEAILWHGGEGEYSKNKFVNLPKADRSALIQFIRSL, from the coding sequence ATGAAAGCCTGGATCTTACTTTCAGCTTTTAATATCTTCGTCGGAGGAGTTGCTTATGCGGCTCCTTCTGTCGATATGGACTATGTTCACGCGGTTAAATCCGGTGGTGACACGACGATCATGATAAAAGGGGAATCCATCCGGGCTTTCCGCAATCCTGCGACGAATCTGACTGAAGAGGAAATCGCACGTCATTTGACGGGCGATGCTCTTTTTGAAAGAAATTTTTCCGACGATGCCAGCCGTTTTGATCACGGTTTGGGCCCAGTATTTAACAATACAAGTTGTAATGCCTGTCACTCCAAAGATGGACGTGGTGCTCTGCCGGTGATTCTTCCCGGGCAAGAGTGGGTGCAACTTCGTCAAAACGAATCTATCTTTTTGCGCATCAGTATCGAGGACGGCATCCAACGTCCTAAAACTGCAGAGAACCATTGGGGTGCTCCGGTTGCGGTTCCCGGTTTTTCCGATCAACTTTTCCACTTAGGCTCTATGGGAGTCCGTAAAGATCTTCCCGGTGCAGGCCAAGCGCAAGTTTGGATGAAGTACGAGAAAAGTACATTCACTTACCCTGATGGCACAGCTGTGCAACTTCGTAAGCCTGTCTTTAAAATCACGGCCGCTTATGATGAATATTTTGACTCCGTGACAGGTGAAACGAAAAGTCGCTTGTATGAAAAAGACGTAAAAACAAGTCCGCGCATGGGAACTCCGATGATCGGCTTGGGGCTTCTTGAAGCTATTAAAGAATCAGACATTTTAGCTTTGGCCGCTCGTGATCTTTCCGCTGAAGGCGTAAAGGGCACAGTGAACTGGGTGTTTGATATTGAAAAGGCCATGGCGAATGATCCCTATCCCGTATCGATGGGACGTTTTGGTTTGAAAAATAACACTCCTTCCGTATTGCACCAATCTTTGGGTGCTCTTCGCGGTGACATTGGTGTTACAAATTACGCGTTTCCGATGGAAAGTATTTTCGGAACGGCCTTGTTTGAATCATTTGTGCAAGATCCGAAAGCACCTGCTCCACTTGAAGCCAGTGATCAGGTGGCAAATGATCTGGTATTTTACTCGCAGACTTTGGCGGTGCCTTCACGTCGTAACGTGACAGAGGCGGAAGTTGTTCGTGGCGCTCAAATTTTCCATCAAGTCAGCTGCACAAGCTGTCACCAACCTAGTTTTGTGACGGGACCTCACAAAATCGCCGCTTTCAGCAATCAAAAAATTTATCCTTATACTGACATGCTTTTGCACGACATGGGTGAGGGACTTGCTGATGGACGCCAAGACTTCGATGCAAACGGACGTCAGTGGAAGACTCGTCCCTTATGGGGCATGGGGCATACTCACACAATCAATCCTCGCGCGGGTTTCTTACACGACGGTCGCGCCCGTACGGTTGAAGAGGCCATCTTATGGCACGGTGGTGAAGGCGAGTATTCCAAAAACAAATTCGTAAATCTTCCCAAAGCGGACCGCTCCGCTTTGATTCAATTTATTCGTTCACTTTAG
- a CDS encoding aldehyde dehydrogenase family protein — protein sequence MELSNFIGGEFIPAESKNTFSKFNPFTGEVLAQVSSSDAMDVIKALQIAKKAATSFKDSSLEQRATYLRSLAQALQEDADHIAYEEALHQGLPHAFVLKNSVEVSIRILQETAESLLQSQDPQKLFQPSGIVGIITAWSCSLRLIVERLAPALAAGNVVLVKVSEHSPITVKVLGEALQKAQIPAGVINLLQGNAEVAQIIAGHPSIRAVTAAGKTSTLEAIAKTALPQFKKLQLSGGAKNPSAILADTDYKNLLPEILRPFLVGQGQMCWNISRLFVLESFAPDFLEAVKNYFADLKPLKDPRGNESWTPLISQNSVSGIDEKIKFGVSEHGKIFVGGKAEGAGYFYKPTVMLDLPNCSVLQQDELHGPLLLITPVKYQHEIQKWANTSYVAHSSVVWGPAEKVMKVAAALDTAHVWVNSWMNGETTTIFGHKHSSFGNLDMSWNGSFYSDVKKLAGT from the coding sequence TTGGAACTTTCGAACTTTATTGGCGGGGAGTTCATCCCTGCCGAAAGTAAAAACACGTTTTCTAAATTCAATCCCTTTACTGGCGAAGTCTTGGCTCAAGTTTCATCTTCGGATGCAATGGATGTCATTAAAGCTTTACAGATCGCCAAAAAAGCCGCGACAAGTTTCAAAGACAGTTCCTTAGAACAAAGAGCGACTTATTTAAGATCACTTGCGCAGGCTCTTCAAGAGGATGCCGATCACATTGCTTACGAAGAAGCCCTTCATCAGGGGCTACCTCATGCTTTCGTATTAAAGAACAGCGTCGAAGTTTCCATTCGCATCTTGCAAGAGACTGCCGAAAGCCTTTTGCAATCGCAAGATCCTCAAAAGCTTTTTCAGCCCTCAGGCATTGTCGGTATCATCACCGCTTGGAGCTGTTCTTTACGTTTGATCGTAGAAAGACTTGCACCGGCACTCGCGGCAGGCAATGTGGTTCTTGTCAAAGTTTCTGAGCATTCTCCCATCACGGTAAAAGTTTTGGGCGAAGCTTTGCAAAAAGCTCAGATTCCCGCAGGCGTTATCAACCTTTTACAGGGAAATGCTGAGGTCGCGCAAATCATTGCCGGTCACCCCAGCATTCGCGCCGTAACCGCCGCGGGAAAAACTTCTACGTTAGAAGCCATTGCAAAAACGGCTTTGCCACAGTTCAAAAAATTACAGTTAAGTGGCGGGGCTAAAAATCCATCCGCTATTTTGGCCGACACGGATTATAAGAATCTTCTTCCCGAAATTCTTCGTCCCTTTTTAGTGGGGCAAGGACAGATGTGCTGGAATATATCTCGTTTGTTTGTCTTGGAATCGTTTGCTCCTGATTTTTTAGAGGCAGTGAAGAACTATTTTGCTGATCTCAAGCCCCTGAAAGATCCTCGCGGAAATGAATCCTGGACACCCTTGATTTCACAGAATTCTGTTTCAGGCATCGATGAAAAAATTAAATTTGGCGTTTCAGAGCACGGTAAAATTTTTGTGGGCGGAAAAGCCGAAGGCGCGGGCTATTTTTACAAACCCACGGTGATGTTGGATCTTCCTAATTGCAGCGTCTTACAACAGGATGAACTGCATGGACCTCTTTTGTTGATCACGCCGGTTAAATATCAGCATGAAATTCAAAAGTGGGCCAACACTTCTTATGTCGCTCACTCCTCAGTGGTGTGGGGACCCGCGGAAAAAGTGATGAAGGTTGCTGCGGCTTTAGACACGGCCCATGTTTGGGTGAATTCTTGGATGAATGGTGAAACTACCACGATCTTCGGGCACAAACACTCGAGCTTTGGCAATCTCGACATGTCTTGGAATGGTTCCTTTTATTCGGATGTAAAAAAATTGGCGGGGACCTAA
- a CDS encoding chemotaxis protein CheA: MSDENNINGNPGQDDSVVLIDFAQVEEVSRVFFEESKEILEELDAQILKLEDAPSDQDQINVLFRKVHTIKGSVGAVPGGQLLGSLAHEFEALLTRIKRENHTVTKECIDLFLKSSRIMKVLAQALRDKSELYPEELSEAIELIASYGSFDSLSEAGTAVAKTHKSRPTSQGMSADEQGVWLSLNQLNEFLRLSGELLVLKNFFQMMNQTVNFRLQPELFERRQADFSQNLNKISDQFQHQVQSVRKEKASESFKSLQLLVRQASTELNKNVQLEILGGDLMIDKGLGQDLYEALVHIARNSIDHGIEDQFERALQGKSPIGNLTLEIEEKNNTIHLSFKDDGKGLDKERILQRALKNALVSEAEVSQLSDEQIYKFIFHAGFSTKDKVTTISGRGVGMDIVFAIVEKYQGKIRIENTPGQGASFRLEIPVPQHIMVESALLCSWSDFRLAVPLTSVAHISSCQELQMTTVNHLRFCQFSGLTVPLLNYHEILNHHVSAAEDLVRGSSAVFIRVKEGVFALLVDRIEAQTDLVVKGFGNIVKEQKGFKGVSILADEKVTYIVDPEKMIQFLFQLETMQEAA, encoded by the coding sequence ATGTCTGACGAAAATAATATTAACGGAAATCCGGGACAGGATGACTCTGTCGTTCTGATCGACTTCGCGCAAGTGGAAGAAGTCTCTCGCGTCTTTTTTGAAGAATCCAAAGAGATTCTTGAAGAACTCGACGCGCAAATCTTAAAGCTGGAAGACGCGCCTTCAGATCAAGATCAGATCAATGTGCTGTTCAGAAAAGTGCATACCATCAAGGGCAGCGTGGGTGCCGTGCCTGGGGGGCAACTACTAGGTTCTTTAGCGCACGAATTTGAAGCTCTTTTAACTCGAATTAAACGCGAAAATCACACCGTCACCAAAGAGTGCATTGATCTATTTCTGAAGAGTTCGCGTATCATGAAAGTTTTAGCTCAGGCCTTGCGGGACAAAAGTGAACTGTATCCCGAAGAACTCAGCGAGGCGATTGAACTTATTGCGAGCTACGGTAGCTTTGACTCACTCAGTGAGGCGGGGACCGCAGTCGCAAAAACTCATAAGTCCCGTCCGACAAGCCAGGGAATGAGTGCTGATGAACAAGGCGTGTGGTTGTCGCTAAATCAATTGAATGAATTTTTGCGCCTTTCCGGAGAACTTTTGGTTCTGAAGAACTTCTTTCAGATGATGAACCAAACGGTGAACTTCCGTTTGCAACCAGAATTGTTTGAAAGACGCCAAGCGGATTTTTCTCAGAACTTGAATAAGATCAGTGATCAGTTTCAGCACCAGGTGCAAAGTGTTCGAAAAGAAAAAGCCAGCGAAAGCTTTAAGTCGTTGCAATTGCTTGTACGTCAGGCCTCGACAGAGCTGAATAAAAACGTTCAGCTGGAAATCCTGGGTGGGGACCTGATGATCGATAAGGGCTTGGGACAAGATCTTTATGAAGCCCTGGTACACATCGCCCGAAACTCGATTGACCACGGTATCGAGGATCAATTTGAGCGGGCTCTTCAAGGCAAATCTCCGATTGGAAACCTAACTCTTGAAATTGAAGAAAAAAATAACACCATTCATCTGTCCTTTAAAGACGATGGTAAGGGTCTGGATAAAGAACGCATTCTTCAACGAGCACTGAAAAATGCTCTGGTCTCTGAAGCTGAAGTTTCGCAGCTTTCGGATGAACAGATATATAAATTTATCTTTCACGCCGGATTTTCGACAAAAGACAAAGTCACGACGATCTCGGGCCGAGGCGTCGGTATGGATATCGTATTTGCCATCGTTGAAAAATATCAAGGAAAGATCCGCATAGAGAATACGCCAGGTCAGGGGGCCTCTTTCCGCCTTGAAATTCCAGTGCCTCAACACATTATGGTGGAAAGTGCGTTACTGTGCTCTTGGAGTGACTTCCGTTTAGCGGTGCCATTGACTTCGGTGGCTCACATCAGTTCTTGTCAAGAACTGCAAATGACGACGGTGAATCATCTGCGTTTCTGTCAGTTCAGTGGATTGACGGTTCCGTTATTAAATTATCACGAGATCTTAAACCATCATGTATCGGCAGCAGAAGATTTGGTTCGTGGTTCCTCGGCCGTATTTATTAGAGTCAAAGAAGGTGTATTCGCTCTTCTGGTTGATCGCATTGAGGCGCAAACGGATCTGGTTGTAAAAGGCTTCGGCAATATCGTCAAAGAACAGAAAGGCTTTAAAGGCGTTTCTATTTTGGCGGACGAAAAAGTAACTTACATTGTCGACCCAGAAAAGATGATTCAATTCCTATTTCAGCTCGAGACTATGCAGGAGGCCGCATGA
- a CDS encoding response regulator → MGLRRFWKYMSVSNKLYAVIGVMALLIALELFSLYFAMNTLSSVRSFVTGESLWSKAQKDAVISLHKYARTRDPKFYQSFRENLEIPLGDSKARRSLEQVPPDLDGAYQGFLQGKIHEDDIPGVITLMKFHDFHYMKEAIRIWREGDDLTNELISYGESLHQLITNNASEKQLIQTLDKIDELNDRLTVLEGNFSYTLGEGSRWLEKVLLITLLFAVLIVEGTSLILTIVTSRNISKGLKEINTAAKKIGEGQFNVEVPVRSGDEIGQLAESLNKMAFDLRHSIGERRQAEQASQLKSLFLANMSHEIRTPLAAIIGFSDLLKDSQLSETERLQYLNIIQRTGENLTRIINDILDLSKVEAGHLEIEQSSFSLSTLLDDIHVLMVARAHGKPIHIEFNRRGIVPDTITTDPLRLRQVLTNILGNAIKFTDQGYVRMTYEVSGSNLLFTIKDTGVGISAEKRSLLFQPFSQVDSSVSRKYEGTGLGLVLSRKLAEMMGGTVLLEESEAGKGSTFTIRISLDPASASQKGFQLPKKDFIHAKQLSETSILLVDDVEDNRLLIQRMLSKRGAKLTLATNGEEGLNKALNENYDIILMDIQMPIMDGYTATKKLRQAGYKKPIIALTAHAMKDDRERCLEAGCTDYLTKPVHVDALVQTILSHAPIEEELS, encoded by the coding sequence ATGGGACTTCGACGCTTTTGGAAATATATGTCTGTATCTAATAAGCTGTATGCCGTGATCGGCGTTATGGCTTTGCTCATCGCCTTGGAATTATTCTCTCTCTATTTTGCCATGAACACGCTTTCATCAGTGCGTAGTTTTGTAACGGGCGAAAGCTTGTGGTCCAAAGCGCAAAAAGATGCCGTCATCAGTTTGCATAAATACGCACGCACGCGTGATCCCAAATTCTATCAGTCATTCCGTGAAAATTTAGAGATCCCGCTGGGAGACAGCAAAGCCCGTCGTTCTTTAGAGCAGGTTCCACCGGATCTGGATGGAGCTTATCAAGGTTTTCTTCAAGGTAAAATTCATGAAGATGATATCCCGGGTGTTATCACTCTGATGAAGTTTCATGACTTCCACTATATGAAAGAAGCTATTCGGATCTGGCGCGAAGGTGACGACCTGACGAATGAGCTTATTTCTTACGGTGAAAGTCTGCATCAATTGATCACAAACAATGCTTCTGAGAAACAGCTGATCCAAACCCTAGATAAAATTGACGAACTGAACGATCGACTGACGGTTTTGGAAGGCAACTTCTCTTACACCTTGGGGGAAGGTTCACGTTGGTTAGAAAAAGTATTATTGATCACTTTATTATTTGCCGTTTTGATCGTTGAAGGCACAAGCTTGATCTTGACGATCGTGACCAGCAGAAATATTTCAAAAGGCTTAAAAGAGATCAACACGGCCGCAAAAAAAATTGGTGAAGGTCAATTTAATGTCGAAGTACCCGTTCGTTCTGGCGACGAAATCGGTCAACTGGCAGAGTCTTTAAATAAAATGGCTTTCGATTTGCGCCACAGCATCGGCGAACGAAGACAAGCCGAACAAGCCAGTCAGCTGAAGAGTCTGTTTTTGGCAAATATGAGTCATGAGATTCGCACGCCCTTGGCGGCGATTATCGGCTTTTCAGATCTGCTTAAAGACTCACAGCTTTCCGAAACCGAAAGGCTGCAATATTTAAACATCATTCAACGTACGGGTGAAAACCTCACCCGCATCATCAATGACATTTTGGATCTATCGAAAGTAGAAGCAGGACACTTAGAGATTGAACAGAGTTCGTTTTCTCTTTCTACGTTGCTTGATGATATTCACGTCTTAATGGTGGCACGCGCTCACGGAAAGCCTATTCACATCGAGTTCAATCGTCGAGGCATTGTGCCTGACACGATCACCACCGACCCTTTGCGCCTAAGACAAGTGCTTACAAATATTTTAGGCAATGCGATTAAGTTCACCGATCAAGGTTACGTGCGGATGACTTATGAAGTTTCCGGATCGAATCTTCTGTTCACTATTAAAGATACGGGCGTGGGCATTTCGGCAGAGAAACGCTCGTTGCTTTTCCAACCTTTCAGTCAGGTCGACAGCTCTGTCTCTCGAAAGTACGAAGGAACGGGATTGGGCTTGGTGCTATCACGCAAGTTGGCCGAGATGATGGGCGGAACAGTTCTTCTAGAAGAAAGTGAAGCCGGAAAAGGAAGCACCTTTACCATTCGCATCAGTTTGGATCCTGCAAGCGCGTCGCAGAAAGGTTTCCAACTACCAAAGAAAGATTTTATCCACGCAAAACAGCTTTCAGAAACTTCAATTCTTTTAGTGGATGATGTCGAAGACAATCGTCTTTTGATACAGCGAATGTTAAGCAAGCGAGGCGCCAAGTTGACTTTAGCTACGAACGGCGAAGAAGGTCTGAATAAAGCGCTGAATGAAAATTACGATATCATCTTAATGGATATTCAAATGCCGATCATGGACGGTTACACGGCTACGAAAAAGTTACGTCAGGCGGGATATAAAAAACCGATCATCGCTCTGACCGCCCACGCGATGAAGGATGATCGGGAAAGATGTTTAGAGGCGGGCTGCACGGACTATTTAACAAAGCCCGTGCATGTCGATGCGCTTGTTCAAACTATTTTAAGTCACGCGCCTATCGAAGAAGAATTAAGTTAG
- a CDS encoding imelysin family protein — MKALKLMAAALAFVGATAQAATNQEIINHVSYNVILATYNDLASQAANLNAAVNTLAANPTEANLAKAQDAWRATRIPWESSEAFLFGPVDSLGIDPLLDTWPLNILDLDSVLKSNRAITTDFVRALGTNLQGFHTIEYLLFGDGKSANTKPASALTAKQFEYLKATTALLAENTAYLANSWSKNYDPENPSAPGYVQVISNPGFDNPFYSSDRAVMEEFVQGMMGILDEVANGKMSDPMGADINSANMALVESPFSWNSLNDFTNNIRSVYSIYTGHYRSTKGPGVKALVERVDAALAARVEGEILNCMQLIQAIRPAGGGDFGQAIFTPDGRARAQKAIDALNALHATMENEVLPTLDM; from the coding sequence ATGAAAGCTTTGAAATTAATGGCTGCAGCTTTGGCCTTCGTAGGCGCAACGGCACAAGCGGCGACAAACCAAGAAATCATTAATCACGTTTCTTACAATGTGATTCTTGCAACCTACAACGACCTTGCTTCACAAGCGGCAAACTTAAATGCAGCCGTGAACACGTTGGCGGCAAACCCAACAGAAGCCAACCTTGCAAAAGCTCAAGATGCTTGGCGCGCAACTCGTATTCCTTGGGAAAGCTCAGAAGCTTTCTTGTTCGGTCCGGTAGATTCTTTGGGTATCGATCCTCTATTGGATACTTGGCCATTGAACATCTTGGATCTTGATTCTGTTTTGAAATCAAACCGCGCTATCACAACTGATTTCGTACGCGCTTTAGGAACAAACCTTCAAGGTTTCCACACAATCGAATATCTTTTGTTCGGTGACGGCAAATCAGCAAACACGAAGCCAGCTTCTGCTTTGACTGCAAAACAGTTTGAATACTTGAAAGCAACAACGGCTTTGTTGGCTGAAAACACGGCTTACCTTGCAAATTCTTGGTCTAAAAACTATGACCCAGAAAATCCATCAGCTCCAGGTTACGTTCAAGTGATCAGCAACCCAGGATTCGACAATCCATTCTACTCTTCTGACAGAGCAGTTATGGAAGAATTCGTTCAGGGTATGATGGGCATCCTTGATGAAGTTGCTAACGGTAAAATGTCAGACCCAATGGGTGCGGATATCAACTCTGCAAACATGGCATTGGTTGAGTCTCCGTTCTCTTGGAACTCTTTGAATGACTTCACAAACAACATCCGTTCTGTGTACAGCATCTACACTGGCCACTACAGAAGCACAAAAGGCCCTGGCGTAAAAGCTTTGGTTGAAAGAGTGGACGCGGCGTTGGCTGCCCGTGTTGAAGGCGAAATCTTGAATTGCATGCAGTTGATCCAAGCTATCCGTCCTGCGGGTGGTGGTGACTTCGGTCAAGCGATCTTCACTCCTGATGGTCGCGCCCGTGCTCAAAAAGCTATCGATGCTTTGAACGCTCTTCACGCAACAATGGAAAACGAAGTTCTTCCAACACTAGATATGTAA
- a CDS encoding chemotaxis protein CheW, giving the protein MSDFFSDDFTAELKAYFLDSVCKEADKFIDLTDESTLRRIRNEVGEQTRAWAVDAKTNEFVHFSQWLELFEERTQSFKEPRELIKSLKTLKAYAEALIQEKADTADHPVRFALSAELRQDVQLLHCRWGNQDFAIPLLNVVEISSQIPLYPLPDKKDGLMGVIPFRGEAVPVISFHDHGFNHSEIKNTFYVICEHQGVRFSLQVTETDDLMSLKESELLNVESHSTVIQTAFVSKFFIKGNKSIMILDLEKLVA; this is encoded by the coding sequence ATGAGTGACTTCTTTAGTGATGACTTTACGGCCGAGCTGAAAGCCTATTTCCTTGATAGCGTCTGCAAAGAGGCCGACAAATTCATTGATTTAACTGATGAGTCGACGTTACGTCGTATTCGTAACGAAGTGGGCGAGCAAACTCGCGCTTGGGCGGTCGACGCGAAAACGAATGAGTTCGTGCATTTTTCTCAATGGTTGGAATTATTTGAAGAGCGCACTCAAAGTTTTAAAGAACCCCGAGAGCTGATCAAATCTCTTAAAACACTGAAGGCCTATGCGGAAGCGTTGATTCAGGAAAAGGCAGATACCGCGGACCATCCCGTGCGCTTTGCACTTTCGGCAGAGCTTCGACAAGACGTTCAGCTTCTTCATTGCCGTTGGGGAAATCAGGACTTCGCGATTCCATTGCTCAATGTCGTCGAGATCAGCAGTCAGATTCCACTGTATCCCTTGCCGGATAAAAAAGACGGCCTTATGGGCGTAATCCCTTTTCGTGGTGAAGCTGTTCCCGTGATCAGCTTTCACGATCACGGCTTTAATCATTCTGAAATTAAAAACACTTTTTATGTTATCTGCGAGCATCAAGGCGTTCGCTTTTCTTTGCAGGTGACTGAAACCGATGACTTGATGAGCTTAAAAGAATCTGAACTGTTGAATGTCGAAAGCCATTCTACGGTTATTCAGACTGCCTTTGTGTCGAAATTTTTTATTAAAGGTAACAAGAGCATCATGATTCTAGATCTTGAAAAACTGGTGGCATGA
- a CDS encoding chemotaxis protein CheB produces MMNTHYLFPGKLAAFKEETVISTLLGSCVAVAIFDPTTKIGGLNHYLLPEGLPEESQNSRYGSYAIPQLIEECVRLGANRSRMQAKIYGGGNVISVSQLGDGIGKRNIEIAEQLMREFNIPIIERNVAGENARTIKMNTSTFEVIHNSPRDTGSVDKPVDVSGFRPLSIAKNVKVLVVDDSATVRTLFTNIFTKSGLEVVGSAADPYQAREMILSKKPDVITLDIEMPKMSGVMFLEKLMKHHPIPVVMVSSLASTGEAALKSLELGAVEFVHKPSQFDPAVLKDLAAMLVDKVRAAASVNVLKRLKETPPVVEIKTTAPVKMNVRKAAELKVVVLGGNAGSADAVEKFVKNLAADTPPVVVACSTVANFATAFISKLKQGSKVTPILAKDGEFLRMGHVYFIPAEHHGKIQTGGTGPVLNIAKGTPVSSQLPSANVLFQSAALSYSKGVYAVLLGGFGADGVDGLIEVQKKGGATVVQHPDEAQFPYGPQKAIELGVADEILKAEMLAHHLMQYRNQNLY; encoded by the coding sequence ATGATGAATACACATTATTTGTTTCCTGGAAAATTAGCGGCCTTTAAAGAAGAAACCGTGATTTCAACTTTGCTGGGTTCCTGTGTCGCCGTTGCGATATTTGATCCCACGACAAAAATTGGCGGTTTGAATCACTATCTTTTGCCTGAAGGTCTGCCAGAGGAAAGTCAGAATAGCCGCTATGGCAGCTACGCGATTCCTCAACTCATTGAAGAGTGCGTTCGCTTGGGTGCCAATCGCAGCCGGATGCAGGCTAAAATTTACGGTGGCGGGAACGTCATCAGTGTTTCACAACTTGGCGACGGCATTGGTAAACGCAACATTGAAATCGCTGAGCAACTGATGCGCGAATTCAACATCCCGATCATCGAACGCAATGTCGCCGGTGAAAATGCTCGCACCATTAAAATGAATACATCCACATTTGAAGTGATTCATAACTCGCCTCGCGACACGGGTTCTGTGGATAAACCTGTGGACGTATCTGGCTTCAGACCCTTGTCTATAGCGAAAAACGTGAAAGTGCTCGTTGTTGATGATTCGGCAACGGTGCGTACTCTTTTCACGAATATATTTACGAAAAGTGGTTTGGAAGTCGTAGGCTCTGCCGCAGATCCTTACCAGGCTCGCGAAATGATTCTTAGTAAGAAGCCTGACGTGATCACCTTAGATATTGAGATGCCGAAGATGTCTGGCGTGATGTTCTTGGAAAAACTGATGAAACATCATCCGATTCCTGTCGTCATGGTTTCTTCATTGGCAAGCACGGGTGAAGCGGCACTGAAATCTTTAGAACTGGGCGCAGTTGAATTCGTTCACAAACCTTCGCAGTTTGATCCCGCTGTTCTAAAAGATCTTGCCGCAATGCTGGTGGATAAGGTGCGGGCAGCAGCCTCGGTGAATGTGTTGAAGAGATTAAAAGAAACTCCGCCCGTTGTTGAAATTAAGACGACAGCGCCTGTAAAAATGAATGTGCGAAAAGCGGCTGAACTAAAAGTTGTTGTTTTGGGTGGCAATGCGGGCAGTGCGGATGCCGTAGAAAAATTTGTGAAAAATTTGGCCGCCGACACACCTCCCGTCGTGGTTGCGTGCAGCACCGTCGCGAATTTCGCGACAGCTTTTATTAGTAAGTTAAAACAAGGTTCGAAAGTGACTCCTATTCTTGCAAAAGACGGAGAGTTTTTAAGAATGGGTCACGTCTATTTTATTCCTGCTGAACATCACGGAAAAATTCAGACGGGTGGAACGGGGCCGGTGCTAAATATCGCTAAGGGCACGCCTGTTTCGTCGCAGCTACCTTCGGCCAATGTTCTTTTCCAATCTGCCGCGCTGTCTTATTCAAAAGGTGTTTATGCGGTTTTATTGGGAGGCTTCGGCGCTGACGGCGTAGATGGTCTTATTGAGGTGCAGAAAAAAGGCGGTGCCACTGTGGTGCAGCACCCAGATGAGGCACAATTCCCGTATGGGCCACAGAAAGCCATTGAACTAGGAGTGGCGGATGAGATACTTAAGGCAGAGATGTTGGCGCATCATCTGATGCAGTATCGAAACCAAAACTTATACTAG